One Candidatus Synechococcus calcipolaris G9 genomic window carries:
- a CDS encoding D-Ala-D-Ala carboxypeptidase family metallohydrolase, with translation MSFLRTPIIPGGNFTWGEALHQGQRIPAQVVHFDNILALAKAIQPYRSRSGKPWTVTSWYRPEPWNSRAGGVSNSHHLTGLAVDFAVDMTIAQVRTLLIDWPGGFGVYPGSGHFHLDLGPRGRWG, from the coding sequence ATGAGTTTTTTAAGAACACCGATCATTCCTGGGGGAAATTTCACCTGGGGGGAGGCCCTACACCAAGGGCAACGGATTCCGGCCCAAGTCGTTCATTTTGACAATATCCTGGCGTTGGCCAAGGCGATCCAGCCCTATCGGTCTAGGTCAGGTAAGCCCTGGACGGTGACAAGTTGGTATCGGCCAGAGCCATGGAACAGTCGGGCCGGTGGGGTGAGTAATTCGCACCATCTAACGGGGTTGGCGGTAGATTTTGCGGTGGATATGACGATCGCCCAGGTGAGAACTCTATTGATTGATTGGCCCGGTGGGTTTGGGGTCTATCCAGGGTCAGGCCACTTCCACTTGGATTTAGGGCCCCGGGGCCGCTGGGGCTGA
- a CDS encoding IMCp domain-containing protein, which yields MPSNPNWNGPVTTYYVPPNTTVNIRFTGIRRRATCPWWCSYYNESFTDYNLGNRTGPFTIAIYSNGGTGDGERQRMFIKNVGASGNGTEVFQSSGYTSTVRYINPSFSVRFISNGEPVPQPAQGQAPQNGTVAPAKPAPTTVPDTIPTKLPPGVPDPEYPGTDKPLPPGVVPFRRPTPPVEPVPQTEPDPPAPKPATPNPVNPPNDPPTQDPRNPNRPTPQPSKPNLPDSPRKPPFSPATPSPSQPETTPLVIPDRPPSPTINPNRPEISPNIQPQQPTRTPELPPFQEPYKDPYKEPIPFVIPTPAPIVPYSPPLTDPIPETKPKTEPITKPAPIGLPITVKPEIDPNLEKEPDKIPIPIPIPITDPTPEQEKDKKPIPIPIPIPFPPLDPDPPIQIETDSDDCKPMVLPCSPCPPTFNQPGDKPCFELSLEFNQKFEELLNKSNDCPQIIETTKVVEITKIVEVERIIEIPEIIEVERVIEVPTIVEVERIIEVPTIVEVDRVIEVPEIVEVDRVIEIPTIVEVDRVIEVPTIVEVDRIVEVPEIVEPPTENVLLPTIECDEDGNPVSNPVVVRTLVGAIPVETQEKFHEMAKLAIEQCKDENDDGCNVVLPSDVYSEYNLESQLVITFGLNYPKHRGSAWNIHIPNPIEDLNWCEHFDSLMWVRGNVYGRLFFDGNSRLWTGGYFDSEEEANRVLMQLQSLSKYDDYRIRITKGGSPKRTIKGQTTRAVRASIVLFDDEMNPTDNKCFKPPADGC from the coding sequence ATGCCATCTAACCCTAATTGGAATGGGCCAGTAACGACCTACTATGTGCCCCCCAATACTACAGTTAATATTCGTTTTACAGGAATCAGGCGAAGGGCTACCTGTCCCTGGTGGTGCAGTTACTATAACGAATCATTTACTGATTACAACCTAGGGAATCGCACTGGCCCGTTTACGATCGCTATTTATAGCAATGGTGGGACGGGGGACGGTGAACGACAGCGGATGTTTATAAAAAATGTAGGGGCATCGGGGAATGGGACAGAAGTTTTTCAAAGCAGTGGTTACACTTCCACAGTTAGATATATTAACCCTAGCTTTTCTGTCAGGTTTATATCCAACGGTGAGCCAGTCCCCCAACCCGCTCAAGGACAAGCACCCCAAAATGGAACGGTAGCACCAGCAAAACCCGCTCCTACTACTGTTCCTGACACTATCCCTACTAAATTGCCTCCTGGTGTTCCTGATCCGGAATATCCCGGCACAGACAAACCCTTACCCCCTGGCGTTGTGCCATTTCGACGGCCTACGCCCCCCGTTGAGCCAGTCCCCCAAACTGAACCAGACCCACCTGCACCAAAGCCTGCAACCCCCAACCCAGTTAATCCCCCAAACGACCCCCCAACTCAAGACCCCCGGAATCCAAACCGGCCGACCCCTCAACCCAGCAAGCCAAACTTACCGGATAGCCCCCGGAAACCTCCCTTTAGCCCTGCTACACCTAGCCCATCCCAGCCAGAAACCACCCCGCTGGTTATTCCCGATCGCCCTCCATCCCCAACAATTAACCCCAACCGTCCAGAAATTTCACCCAACATCCAGCCCCAACAACCAACCCGTACCCCAGAATTACCACCATTTCAGGAACCGTATAAAGACCCCTACAAAGAGCCGATCCCCTTTGTCATTCCGACCCCTGCCCCAATCGTTCCCTATTCCCCACCTCTCACTGACCCTATCCCAGAAACTAAACCCAAAACAGAACCAATCACAAAACCTGCCCCTATTGGCTTACCCATCACCGTAAAGCCTGAAATAGACCCAAATTTAGAGAAAGAACCGGACAAAATTCCCATTCCCATTCCGATTCCGATAACTGACCCAACCCCAGAGCAAGAAAAAGACAAGAAACCGATTCCCATTCCTATTCCTATTCCATTTCCTCCCCTTGATCCTGATCCGCCTATTCAAATAGAAACCGATTCAGATGATTGCAAACCTATGGTATTGCCGTGTTCCCCATGTCCCCCCACATTTAATCAACCTGGGGATAAACCATGTTTTGAATTAAGTTTAGAATTTAATCAAAAATTCGAGGAATTGCTAAATAAAAGCAATGATTGCCCTCAAATTATTGAAACTACTAAGGTTGTAGAAATTACTAAGATTGTAGAAGTGGAACGAATTATAGAAATTCCTGAAATCATAGAAGTGGAACGGGTTATAGAGGTTCCTACGATTGTAGAAGTGGAGCGAATTATAGAAGTTCCTACGATTGTAGAAGTGGATCGAGTTATAGAAGTTCCTGAAATTGTAGAGGTGGATCGGGTTATAGAAATTCCTACGATTGTAGAGGTGGATCGAGTTATAGAAGTTCCTACAATCGTAGAAGTAGACCGGATTGTAGAAGTTCCTGAAATCGTGGAACCACCAACCGAGAATGTCTTGCTACCTACGATTGAATGTGATGAGGATGGCAACCCGGTCAGTAACCCGGTGGTAGTCAGAACATTGGTAGGGGCGATACCCGTAGAGACTCAGGAAAAATTCCATGAAATGGCCAAGCTAGCGATCGAGCAATGCAAGGATGAAAATGATGATGGCTGTAATGTCGTACTTCCCAGTGATGTTTATTCGGAATACAACCTTGAAAGTCAATTAGTAATAACCTTTGGGTTGAATTATCCAAAACATAGGGGTTCGGCTTGGAATATCCACATCCCTAATCCCATTGAAGATTTGAACTGGTGTGAACATTTTGACTCTTTAATGTGGGTTAGAGGTAATGTTTATGGGCGTTTATTTTTCGATGGAAATAGCAGACTATGGACAGGGGGATATTTTGATTCGGAAGAAGAAGCTAACAGGGTTTTAATGCAATTACAATCATTATCAAAGTATGATGACTATCGAATACGAATTACTAAAGGTGGTAGCCCAAAAAGAACAATAAAAGGGCAAACTACTAGAGCTGTCAGGGCATCTATCGTATTGTTTGATGATGAAATGAACCCAACAGATAATAAATGTTTCAAGCCCCCTGCTGATGGGTGTTAG
- a CDS encoding helix-turn-helix domain-containing protein yields MAKIVKQARGNKSYRAYGRLLGVSGTTVQGWENLQYVPERENLVKIATDAGYTLEELIEYLDGEMPNPNFGAKEQALKYLRLLPRDELVQVLNESIKILAGV; encoded by the coding sequence TTGGCCAAGATTGTTAAACAGGCTAGGGGCAATAAAAGTTACCGAGCTTATGGCCGCTTGCTTGGAGTCTCAGGTACAACTGTTCAAGGATGGGAAAATTTACAATATGTCCCAGAGAGAGAGAATCTAGTCAAAATTGCTACTGATGCAGGCTATACCCTTGAAGAATTGATCGAATATTTAGATGGTGAAATGCCAAATCCAAACTTTGGGGCAAAGGAACAGGCCCTCAAATACCTTAGGCTGCTACCCAGGGATGAGCTAGTTCAAGTCTTGAATGAGAGTATAAAAATTCTGGCAGGGGTGTAG
- a CDS encoding VapE domain-containing protein — protein MLHPNLLNPNHYQEWDDSAVRAAIISRNVWTIIDPLELDQLLNLNSDRRWKHSDHLVPGWAVAGVDPFTGEQWRQGAQYKPDTPPLRDGKPQKYLSSKGYETAPLFLDMGTDYWKKVLETKYPIVICEGAKKAGAILSTGIAAAISIPGVWNGQTKGEIKETLKPFCGVGFLVYLCFDNDLLTKTSVQAALDRLGRLISVFGAVVKVIEIPPGELKGIDDYLASFDDRSGEMQKLLDSAQPFEQWREPFQKQKLTQERCKLAQRYEQAQEILGDRLRLNLLTTELELHGKPFDLDELQIQLALQHDLHIPDAQVTKILTSIGKTNAYSPVKDYLDRVFDEFGQDSAGFIDNLSDRYFGTDKPIYNSYIRKTLIAAVARAYQPGCKVDTALILKGPQSIGKSEFFKRLASPPWFDDSLGNLSDKDERLKLHKVWFVEWAELESVFKRRDLASVKSFLTSTSDLIRPPYGRTVQRFDRASVIVGSTNQDEFLADSTGNRRFLIIPCHQRINADLLQAERDLIWASAVLAYREGAPHWLSNEEQEESNQITQDYLLKDPWEDVILSYARMAQYVTTGEILDNVIHLDLERRTRGDEMRISGILKANGWTPKRLGAKKMRVWERK, from the coding sequence ATGCTGCATCCTAACCTTTTGAATCCTAACCATTACCAGGAGTGGGATGATTCCGCAGTCAGGGCGGCGATCATCTCCCGTAATGTCTGGACAATCATTGACCCCCTGGAGCTTGATCAACTCCTGAACCTGAACAGCGATCGCCGCTGGAAGCACTCCGATCACCTTGTCCCTGGTTGGGCCGTCGCTGGAGTTGATCCATTCACCGGGGAACAGTGGCGGCAAGGGGCCCAGTATAAGCCAGATACGCCGCCTTTGCGTGATGGCAAACCCCAGAAATACCTCAGCAGTAAAGGGTATGAGACGGCCCCCCTATTTTTGGATATGGGAACTGACTACTGGAAAAAGGTACTAGAGACCAAATACCCGATCGTCATTTGCGAGGGTGCAAAGAAGGCCGGGGCGATTTTGTCTACTGGAATAGCGGCGGCCATCTCAATCCCTGGAGTTTGGAATGGGCAAACCAAGGGGGAAATTAAGGAGACCCTCAAGCCCTTTTGTGGTGTAGGGTTCCTGGTTTATCTCTGTTTTGATAATGACCTGTTGACCAAGACCTCAGTACAGGCCGCCCTAGATCGGTTGGGGCGATTAATTTCTGTATTTGGAGCCGTGGTCAAGGTGATTGAGATTCCCCCAGGGGAGTTAAAGGGCATAGACGATTACTTGGCCTCTTTTGACGATCGCTCTGGGGAAATGCAGAAATTGCTGGATTCTGCCCAGCCCTTTGAGCAATGGCGTGAACCCTTCCAGAAACAGAAGTTGACCCAGGAGCGTTGCAAACTAGCCCAACGCTATGAGCAAGCCCAGGAGATTCTAGGCGATCGCCTTCGATTGAATCTGCTAACCACAGAACTAGAACTCCATGGCAAGCCCTTTGATCTGGATGAATTACAGATCCAACTAGCCTTACAGCATGATCTGCATATCCCAGATGCCCAAGTGACCAAAATCCTAACCAGCATCGGCAAGACCAACGCTTACAGCCCTGTCAAGGACTACCTTGATAGGGTTTTTGATGAATTTGGCCAGGATTCAGCCGGGTTTATCGATAACTTGAGCGATCGCTATTTTGGCACAGACAAGCCCATCTATAACTCCTATATCAGGAAAACCCTGATCGCCGCCGTAGCGCGGGCCTACCAGCCAGGGTGCAAGGTTGACACTGCTTTGATTTTGAAAGGGCCCCAAAGCATCGGTAAAAGTGAGTTTTTCAAGCGGTTGGCTAGTCCCCCTTGGTTTGACGATTCGCTGGGTAACCTCTCTGATAAAGATGAACGGCTGAAGCTCCATAAGGTCTGGTTTGTGGAATGGGCAGAACTAGAGAGCGTTTTTAAGCGTAGAGACTTGGCCAGCGTCAAGTCCTTCTTGACCTCTACCAGTGACCTAATCCGCCCCCCCTACGGCCGTACTGTTCAGCGGTTTGATCGGGCCAGTGTGATTGTTGGCTCAACCAACCAGGATGAATTTCTAGCCGATTCCACTGGTAATAGACGATTCCTAATTATTCCTTGCCATCAGCGGATCAACGCCGATCTATTGCAGGCAGAACGGGATTTGATTTGGGCTTCTGCCGTATTGGCCTACCGTGAAGGGGCCCCCCACTGGCTATCCAATGAGGAACAGGAAGAATCTAACCAAATTACCCAGGACTACTTGCTAAAAGACCCTTGGGAAGATGTGATTCTCTCCTATGCTCGAATGGCCCAATATGTCACCACAGGGGAGATTCTGGACAACGTGATCCATCTTGACCTGGAGCGACGAACCAGGGGTGATGAAATGCGGATTTCTGGCATTCTCAAGGCCAATGGCTGGACTCCCAAGCGATTGGGGGCTAAAAAGATGCGGGTGTGGGAGCGAAAATAA
- a CDS encoding site-specific integrase, translated as MKSSHVGVTIQAIGDRLYLRATFPPKPGSSKTEPYQQRIALGVRGTPAGVSFAEKEARKVGALLDCQQFDWGPYLHRDATDSVGDWVNRFEKHYFNQRERNDKTQTTWDGDYHKVFKGLPPDEPLTGDLLHRTILNTRPDSKTRRRACMALGALASFAGIELDLTGLRGSYSPQKSSPREIPDDRLISEIYYELKNRSWAWVYGMLATYGLRPHEIFRLNYETLSQGDRIVQVQGNTKTGYRRVWPCYPEWFDEFGLSHVSLPPINRERPNLATGRAVGQYLRKYLPSFTPYDLRHAWAIRTLEYGLDLTLAAQQMGHSVQVHSQTYHHWISERHHQRAFEALMLRPDRPLPP; from the coding sequence TTGAAATCTTCGCACGTTGGGGTAACTATCCAGGCCATCGGCGATCGCCTGTACCTTCGCGCTACGTTCCCCCCAAAACCTGGCAGTTCCAAAACTGAACCCTACCAACAGCGGATCGCCCTGGGCGTTAGGGGAACTCCGGCCGGCGTGAGCTTTGCTGAGAAAGAGGCCCGCAAGGTTGGCGCATTGCTCGACTGTCAACAATTCGACTGGGGGCCCTATCTACACAGGGACGCTACCGATAGCGTAGGGGACTGGGTAAACCGCTTTGAGAAACACTACTTTAACCAGCGAGAACGCAACGATAAGACGCAAACTACTTGGGATGGGGATTATCACAAGGTCTTTAAGGGGTTGCCCCCAGATGAACCCTTGACCGGCGATCTACTGCACAGAACCATCCTCAACACTCGGCCCGATAGCAAGACACGGCGGCGGGCCTGCATGGCCTTGGGGGCGTTGGCCAGTTTTGCCGGGATAGAGCTAGACCTAACGGGCCTACGGGGGAGCTACTCACCCCAGAAAAGCAGCCCTAGAGAAATTCCAGACGATCGCCTGATTAGTGAAATTTACTATGAGTTAAAAAACCGCTCTTGGGCATGGGTCTATGGAATGCTGGCCACGTATGGGTTACGCCCCCATGAAATTTTTAGGCTGAATTATGAAACCCTCAGCCAGGGCGATCGCATTGTCCAGGTGCAAGGGAACACCAAAACGGGTTATAGACGGGTTTGGCCCTGCTATCCTGAATGGTTTGATGAGTTTGGTCTGAGTCACGTTAGCTTACCGCCTATAAACAGAGAACGGCCCAACCTTGCAACAGGCCGGGCCGTGGGTCAATACCTTAGGAAATATTTACCCTCCTTTACACCTTACGATCTTCGCCATGCCTGGGCAATTCGCACGCTGGAATATGGGCTTGATTTAACTCTGGCGGCCCAGCAGATGGGCCATAGCGTCCAGGTGCATAGTCAGACTTACCACCACTGGATTAGTGAACGGCATCATCAACGGGCTTTTGAGGCTCTGATGCTGAGGCCGGATCGTCCGTTACCACCTTAA
- the psbP gene encoding photosystem II reaction center PsbP, translating into MVQRIFCFGLILVATVLAGCSPVSGLKAYVDSLDGYQFLYPTGWVQVQVRNADVVFHDIIQTTENISVVVNPVSSGQNLADIGTPEVVGERLLKNVITPVGSERSSALISATAKESRDKLYYILEYAVTLPSESGGTQQRHNLSSIAVSRGKLYTLSVSASEERWPKVEDQFQAVVNSFSVY; encoded by the coding sequence ATGGTGCAGCGCATTTTCTGCTTTGGATTGATCTTGGTCGCAACCGTATTAGCCGGGTGTAGTCCCGTCAGCGGTTTGAAAGCCTATGTGGACAGCCTAGATGGCTATCAGTTTCTTTATCCTACAGGATGGGTTCAAGTACAAGTCCGTAATGCTGATGTGGTCTTCCATGATATTATTCAAACCACAGAAAATATTAGCGTTGTTGTTAACCCCGTATCTTCGGGCCAAAATCTGGCAGATATAGGAACTCCCGAGGTGGTAGGAGAACGATTACTCAAAAATGTGATCACTCCCGTTGGTTCTGAACGGAGTTCTGCCTTAATTTCTGCGACGGCTAAAGAGAGCCGTGACAAGCTCTACTATATTTTGGAGTATGCCGTAACATTGCCCAGTGAATCCGGTGGTACCCAGCAACGCCATAACCTGTCAAGTATAGCCGTGAGTCGAGGAAAGCTTTATACTCTAAGTGTTTCTGCTTCTGAAGAACGTTGGCCGAAGGTCGAAGATCAGTTTCAAGCCGTCGTTAACTCGTTCTCAGTGTATTAG
- a CDS encoding SDR family oxidoreductase — translation MYLVTGATGQLGRRVVRRLIALNQPVRAFVRLRSDYDLLKQWGADIFIGDIEDVRDIEKSYAGVNYVISCHASKIGSSRIQKIDYRGTVDLIDQAKRNGIHHFSLVSPLAVGGDRQDSPLLKAKYEVESYLQGSGLPYTIFRPTTLMSSLLPLAERFQQTGVYFLIGNPEHRLQLTSPDDLARIMVAASQMNITHDQIFSLAHPTVMTRQEIPKQLGYFFNRQPFVVNIPMAAIDGARHLIGLISSDLQTEMGTLRTLLAYESLCPDPEIERVEKLFNIQLESLEIFLNRYLGIGD, via the coding sequence ATGTACTTAGTGACAGGCGCAACGGGTCAATTAGGGAGACGAGTCGTTCGGCGGTTGATTGCCTTAAACCAACCCGTTCGAGCATTTGTACGTCTTCGTTCTGACTATGACCTTTTGAAGCAGTGGGGGGCCGATATCTTCATTGGTGACATAGAAGACGTGCGTGATATTGAAAAATCCTATGCTGGGGTCAATTATGTGATTAGCTGCCATGCCAGCAAAATAGGCAGTAGTCGTATCCAAAAGATTGACTATCGTGGCACGGTGGATCTAATTGATCAAGCCAAAAGGAATGGCATCCATCACTTTAGCTTAGTGTCTCCCTTGGCGGTGGGGGGCGATCGCCAGGATTCACCCCTCTTAAAGGCAAAATATGAAGTCGAGTCCTATCTTCAGGGTAGTGGCTTGCCCTATACAATTTTTCGGCCAACGACTCTGATGTCCAGCTTATTGCCCTTGGCAGAACGATTTCAGCAAACCGGTGTTTATTTTTTGATTGGCAATCCTGAGCATCGCTTACAACTGACCAGTCCTGATGATCTGGCCCGGATTATGGTTGCCGCTAGTCAAATGAACATCACCCATGATCAAATCTTCTCCCTAGCCCATCCAACCGTGATGACCCGGCAAGAGATTCCAAAGCAGTTGGGCTATTTTTTCAATCGTCAGCCCTTTGTTGTTAATATTCCCATGGCAGCCATTGACGGGGCCCGCCATTTAATTGGTTTGATTAGCAGCGATCTTCAGACTGAAATGGGAACTCTACGTACCCTCCTCGCCTACGAGAGCCTCTGCCCTGACCCGGAAATTGAGCGGGTTGAAAAACTATTTAATATCCAATTAGAATCCTTAGAGATTTTCTTAAATCGCTATTTGGGGATCGGAGATTAA
- the thrB gene encoding homoserine kinase, which produces MFTVTVPATTANLGPGFDCVGAALNLYNSFTFRLTDADTQIEIEGEEAGRVTQTKNNLVYQAFRDFFNHLGRPVPAVHVQITLGVPLSRGLGSSATAIIGGLVGANLLAGSPYTLEELLPLAIAREGHPDNVVPALLGGCRLAVGSEKSSTWVYPKISWHEAVVPIIAIPNFELSTEAARQVLPQTCSYGDAIFNMSHLGLLIRGLELGQADWLTIALGDRLHQPYRKSLIKGYDAVAAAAKDAGAYGLVISGAGPTLLALGNQEQAPAIMAAMESAWQTMGVVAQVQTTSIANRGVLISDERVLK; this is translated from the coding sequence ATGTTTACCGTAACTGTTCCAGCGACAACAGCAAACCTTGGCCCCGGCTTTGACTGTGTGGGGGCAGCCCTAAATCTTTATAACTCCTTTACCTTTCGCCTGACGGACGCAGATACGCAGATTGAGATTGAGGGCGAAGAAGCAGGGCGAGTAACACAAACAAAGAATAATCTTGTATACCAGGCCTTCAGAGATTTTTTTAATCATTTGGGCCGGCCCGTTCCCGCCGTCCATGTACAGATCACCTTAGGTGTACCCCTGTCCCGTGGATTGGGGAGTTCTGCTACCGCTATTATTGGTGGGTTGGTGGGGGCCAATCTCCTAGCGGGTTCACCCTATACCTTAGAAGAATTGCTACCCTTGGCGATCGCCCGGGAAGGCCACCCCGATAATGTGGTTCCGGCCCTCTTAGGGGGATGCCGTTTAGCCGTTGGCTCCGAAAAATCATCCACCTGGGTTTACCCAAAAATTTCCTGGCATGAGGCCGTTGTGCCAATTATTGCCATTCCCAATTTTGAACTGTCTACGGAAGCTGCCCGCCAAGTGTTACCCCAGACCTGTTCCTACGGCGATGCCATTTTTAATATGTCCCACCTTGGTCTATTAATCCGTGGTCTGGAACTGGGGCAGGCAGATTGGTTAACCATTGCCCTGGGCGATCGCCTCCACCAACCCTACCGCAAGTCTTTAATTAAGGGCTATGATGCCGTGGCAGCCGCAGCTAAAGATGCAGGGGCCTATGGTCTAGTCATTAGTGGCGCAGGGCCAACCCTTCTAGCCTTAGGAAACCAAGAACAGGCTCCCGCAATTATGGCAGCGATGGAATCAGCGTGGCAAACCATGGGGGTAGTGGCTCAGGTACAAACCACGTCGATCGCCAATAGGGGAGTTTTAATTTCTGATGAGAGAGTGTTAAAATAA